In Fervidobacterium nodosum Rt17-B1, one genomic interval encodes:
- a CDS encoding DUF1385 domain-containing protein: MKVGGQAVIDGVLMMGKKVVVAVRKKNGNIEVQELGSVSRSSKWSKIPFVRGFFSLFYSLYFGIKAINLSAELSSDEKMKKSESFFSILFSIVLAIGLFIVLPAYLTKWLGFKNNEFIFSLVDGFIRLGVFLLYVYIISLFKDVKDVFRYHGAEHKAVHTYENGEELTVENARKYSTIHPRCGTNFVMIFLIIAILVHSVFGIFGPLNMLNRILLRILVLPVVAGIAYELLRLFDKYPSLRILAAPGLLLQRLTTAQPDDSQLEVAIVSLRHALGMFEMLDSVNLENENNSRNDKVDDQPEFLG, translated from the coding sequence TTGAAAGTTGGAGGTCAAGCAGTAATAGACGGTGTTTTAATGATGGGAAAAAAAGTTGTCGTCGCAGTAAGAAAGAAAAACGGAAATATAGAAGTGCAAGAATTAGGAAGTGTAAGTCGAAGTTCTAAATGGTCAAAAATTCCGTTTGTTAGAGGTTTTTTTAGTTTGTTTTATTCTTTGTACTTTGGGATAAAAGCTATAAATTTAAGTGCAGAACTGTCTTCAGATGAAAAGATGAAAAAAAGTGAATCGTTTTTCTCGATACTTTTTTCAATAGTTTTAGCAATAGGTTTGTTCATAGTACTTCCAGCGTATTTAACAAAATGGTTAGGTTTTAAAAACAACGAATTCATTTTTTCTCTTGTTGATGGCTTCATACGTTTAGGAGTGTTTTTACTTTACGTTTACATCATTTCTTTATTCAAAGACGTGAAAGACGTGTTTAGATATCATGGAGCTGAACATAAAGCTGTTCATACATACGAAAATGGTGAAGAATTGACAGTGGAAAACGCGAGAAAATACTCAACTATACATCCAAGATGTGGAACAAATTTTGTGATGATATTTTTAATTATAGCTATTTTAGTACATAGCGTTTTCGGCATATTCGGTCCCCTCAACATGTTGAACAGGATATTACTAAGAATTTTAGTACTTCCAGTTGTTGCAGGGATTGCTTACGAATTATTACGCTTGTTTGACAAGTACCCATCATTAAGAATTTTAGCTGCTCCTGGTTTGCTTCTTCAAAGACTTACAACAGCCCAACCAGATGATTCACAATTAGAAGTCGCTATCGTTTCCCTCAGACACGCCCTTGGAATGTTCGAAATGCTTGATAGTGTTAATTTGGAAAACGAAAATAATAGCAGAAACGATAAAGTAGATGATCAACCCGAATTTCTTGGTTGA